A region from the Brassica napus cultivar Da-Ae chromosome C8, Da-Ae, whole genome shotgun sequence genome encodes:
- the LOC106435444 gene encoding purine permease 21, translating into MKGDQELQVSVQQGKEPNPTVQDERNSVGSNHTNIYKRWLRVIIYTFFVISGQSVATILGRLYYDNGGNSKWLATVVQLVGFPVLLPYYLFSIKTHTTTHGDDGKAASHRNRVLVYLALGVLVGGDCYLYSIGLLYLPVSTFSLICASQLAFNAFFSYFLNSQKLTPIILNSLLLLTISSNLLAFNNEESNFKKVTRGQYVTSFICTIGASAGFGLVLSLQQVAFRKVLKRQTFSEVMDLIIYVSLVASCVSLVGLFSSGEWKTLSSEMDRYKLGKVSYVMNLVWTAVIWQVFNIGGTGLIFELSSLFSNAISALGLPVVPVLAVIIFHDKMNGLKVISMILAFWGFMSYVYQHYLDDKNLKKSIGIPTSGSSDSPEAKGSGGQKIQTSA; encoded by the exons ATGAAGGGTGATCAAGAACTACAAGTCAGCG TTCAGCAGGGAAAAGAACCAAACCCAACAGTTCAAGATGAAAGAAACTCAGTCGGTAGCAACCACACAAACATATACAAACGGTGGCTCAGGGTGATTATCTACACATTCTTTGTCATTTCAGGACAATCTGTTGCTACAATTCTAGGAAGACTATACTATGACAATGGAGGAAACAGCAAATGGCTAGCAACAGTAGTTCAACTTGTAGGCTTTCCTGTTTTGCTTCCATATTATCTCTTCTCAATCAAAACACACACAACAACTCATGGAGATGATGGCAAAGCAGCCTCACATAGGAACCGTGTCTTAGTTTACTTAGCTCTTGGTGTTCTTGTAGGAGGAGATTGCTACCTTTACTCCATTGGACTGCTTTACCTACCCGTTTCTACCTTTTCTCTGATCTGTGCATCTCAGTTAGCCTTCAACGCTTTCTTCTCTTATTTCCTCAACTCACAAAAACTCACTCCAATCATTTTGAACTCTCTTTTGCTCCTAACTATCTCTTCCAACCTCCTAGCCTTCAATAATGAGgaatcaaatttcaaaaaagtaACAAGAGGACAGTATGTCACAAGTTTCATATGCACCATTGGTGCTTCTGCCGGATTTGGTCTAGTCTTATCATTACAACAGGTAGCCTTCCGTAAAGTCCTAAAGAGGCAAACATTCTCAGAAGTTATGGATTTGATCATCTACGTGAGTCTAGTGGCCAGTTGTGTTAGCTTGGTGGGGCTTTTCTCTAGCGGAGAGTGGAAAACTTTGAGCAGTGAAATGGATCGCTACAAGCTTGGAAAGGTGTCGTACGTTATGAACCTAGTGTGGACGGCTGTTATCTGGCAGGTATTCAACATTGGTGGCACGGGGCTGATCTTCGAGCTTTCCTCTCTGTTCTCAAATGCTATAAGCGCGTTGGGACTGCCTGTGGTTCCTGTACTGGCTGTCATCATTTTCCATGACAAAATGAATGGGTTGAAGGTGATTTCTATGATCTTAGCTTTTTGGGGTTTCATGTCATATGTCTACCAACACTATCTTGATGATAAAAACTTGAAGAAAAGTATTGGAATCCCAACAAGTGGATCCTCTGACTCACCAGAAGCAAAAGGGTCAGGTGGGCAAAAGATACAGACTTCAGCCTag
- the LOC106430629 gene encoding probable purine permease 10, which yields MKSDQELQVIVQQGKEPNPTVEEEKNQTGVSHSNTYKRWLLVSVYTLFVISGQSVATILGRLYYDNGGNSKWLATVVQLVGFPVLLPYYLFSIKTHTSTHRDDGKPASPRNRVLVYIALGVLVGGDCYLYSIGLLYLPVSTFSLICASQLAFNAFFSYFLNSQKLTPIILNSLLLLTISSTLLAFNNEESNFRKVTRGQYITSFICTIGASAGYGLSLSLQQLAFSKVLKRQTFSEVMDLIIYVSLVASCVSVVGLFASGEWETLSSEMDSYKLGKVSYVMNLVWTAVTWQVFNIGSTWLIFEISSLFSNAIGVLGLPVVPVLAVIIFHDKMNGLKVISMILAIWGFMSYVYQHYLDDKNLKKSLGMPTTGSSDSPEAKGSSGQKIRTPAS from the exons ATGAAGAGTGATCAGGAACTACAAGTCATCG TTCAGCAGGGAAAAGAACCAAACCCAACagttgaagaagaaaaaaaccaaaCAGGAGTAtctcactcaaacacatacaaaCGGTGGCTCCTGGTGTCTGTCTACACACTCTTTGTCATTTCCGGACAATCAGTTGCTACAATTCTGGGAAGACTATACTATGACAATGGAGGAAACAGCAAATGGCTAGCAACAGTAGTTCAACTTGTAGGCTTTCCTGTTCTGCTTCCATATTATCTTTTCTCAATCAAAACACATACATCAACTCATAGAGATGATGGCAAACCAGCCTCACCTAGGAACCGTGTATTAGTTTACATAGCTCTTGGGGTTCTTGTAGGAGGAGATTGCTACCTTTACTCCATTGGACTGCTTTACCTACCCGTTTCCACCTTCTCCCTGATCTGTGCATCTCAGTTAGCCTTCAACGCTTTCTTCTCTTATTTCCTCAACTCACAAAAACTCACTCCAATTATTTTGAACTCTCTTTTGCTCCTGACTATCTCTTCCACCCTCCTAGCCTTCAACAATGAGGAATCAAATTTCAGAAAAGTAACAAGAGGACAGTATATTACAAGTTTCATATGCACCATTGGTGCTTCTGCTGGGTATGGTCTAAGCTTATCCTTACAACAGCTAGCCTTCAGTAAAGTGCTAAAGAGGCAAACATTCTCAGAAGTCATGGATTTGATCATCTACGTTAGTCTAGTGGCCAGCTGTGTTAGCGTGGTGGGGCTCTTTGCTAGTGGAGAGTGGGAAACTTTGAGCAGTGAAATGGATAGCTACAAGCTTGGAAAGGTATCTTACGTTATGAACCTAGTGTGGACGGCTGTTACCTGGCAGGTATTCAACATTGGTAGCACGTGGCTTATCTTTGAGATTTCCTCTCTATTCTCAAATGCTATTGGCGTTTTGGGTTTGCCTGTGGTTCCTGTACTGGCTGTCATCATTTTTCATGACAAAATGAATGGGTTAAAGGTGATATCTATGATCTTGGCTATATGGGGTTTCATGTCCTATGTCTACCAACACTATCTTGATGACAAAAACTTGAAGAAAAGTCTTGGAATGCCAACAACCGGATCCTCCGACTCACCAGAAGCAAAAGGGTCAAGTGGGCAAAAGATACGAACTCCAGCGAGCTGA